The Lysobacter gummosus sequence GCGCAGGAGATCAAGGCCAACGGCTTCACCACCGTGCCCGACGTGCTGCGCGCGATGACCCAGAACGGCGGCGAGACCCAGAGCCAGCAGTCGGCCAGCGGCGCCGACTTCTCGCCCGGCGCGCAGCAGGTCGATCTGCGCGGGCTGGGGCCCAACCACACCCTGGTGCTGGTCAACGGCCGCCGCATCGCCGACTTTCCGATGCCGTTCAAGGGCCGCAGCAATTTCACCGACATCTCCAATATCCCGCTGGGCATGGTCGATCGGATCGAAATCCTGACCGGCAGCGCGTCGGCGATCTATGGCTCCGACGCGATCTCCGGCGTGGTCAACTTCATCCTCAAGAAGCAGGCCGACGGCACCACGGTGGATATGCGCATGGGCGAGACCACCCGCGGCGGCGGCGAGTCGTTCAACCTCAGCGTGTCCAGCGGTTACAGCCGCGATCGTTTCAGCGCGATCTACGGCTTCGAGCTGCAATCGCAGAATCCGCTGTGGGCCTACGAGCGCGCGCGCCAGGACTCGACGCGCGATGCGCCCACCGATTCCGCGCGCGCGGCGCGGCGCGCGTTCCTGCGTACCAACTGGGACGACGAATACCTCGACCCCGGCGCTGCCTGCGATGGGCTGGCGCGGCTCAACGGCGGCACCACCCATCGCGCTTCGCGTCCGGGCTGGGGCGCCGACGGCGAGGACGGTTTCTATTGCGGCAGCGAAGAAGCGATCGGCTACGGCACCATGATCAGCGAGCGCGAGGGCGTGAACGCCTACGCATCGCTGAGCTATCGCTTCGACAACGACACCGAATGGTTCGCCGATGTGCAGCTGGGCTATCACAAGCTGTCGATGTTCCGCGACGTCAGCAACTGGAGCTACCAGGCGCCCGATGGCAACGAACAAGGCTATTTCTTCAACCAGGCCACCGATCAGGTCGAGTACTGGCAGCGCCAGTTTTCCCCGGAGGAAATGGGCGGCCTGAGCGCCGGCACCATCCGCAACCGGCAGAAGACCTTCAGCCTGACCACCGGCTTCAAGGGCCGCTGGGGCGAGCATTGGGATTGGGAAACCGCGCTGAGCCATTCGCAGTATCAATCCACCATCAGCTGGCCGCAGATCGTCGCGTCCAAGGCCAACGATTTGTTTCTGGGCCCGCAGCTGGGCACCGACGACGACGGCTTTGCGATCTTCAATGCCGATCCCGAGCGCCTGTATCGCCCGTTGACCCGCGCCGAGTACGACTCGATCGCCGCGCGCACCACCTACCGGCCCAAGTCGCGCACCGACGCGCTGTCGCTGACCTTCACCAACACCGAGCTGTTCACCCTGCCGGCCGGCGCCGCCGGTTTCGCCGGCACCCTGGAAGTCGGCAACCAGAGCTACAACCTGCGGCCCGATCCGCTGGCCACGCAGTACTACTACTACAGCTGGCGCGACGCCGACGGCCACGGCAGCCGCGATCGCTGGGCGGCGGCCGGCGAATTGCGCCTGCCTTTGCTCGACAGCCTGAATTTCAGCCTCGCCGGCCGTTACGACCAATACCGCTACAGCGGCCACAGCATCGACAAATTCACCTACAGCGCCGGCCTGGAATGGCGCCCGGTCGAGTCCTTGCTGCTGCGCGGTTCCTACGGCACCGCGTTCCGCGCGCCGGATCTGCATTACCTGTATGCCGGCGAAGGCAATTCGGAATCCTCCGGCGTGGACTACTACCGCTGTCGCAGCGAGGAGCCGGGCACCGAGTTGAGCGATTGCTCGTTCTCGGACGAAAACGTGGTGGTGACCCGGCGCGGCAACCGCAAGCTCGATCCGGAGACCAGCACCGCCTGGACCGCGGGCCTGGTCTGGTCGCCGCTGGCCAATCTGGATTTCTCGCTCGACTACTTCAACATCGACTTGCGCGACCAGGTGCAGGACCTTCGCATCGACGGCATCTTGCAGGACGAAGCCAGCTGCCGCCTCGGCCAGCGCCCGGACGGCAGCGCGGTGGAGGCGAATTCGCCGACCTGTATCGATGCGTTGGCGCGCGTGGGCCGCAGCGACGACGGCAGCCTCTACAGCGCCTTCGTCAATCCGATCAACATCGCCCGCGAGCGCACCAACGGCGTGGATTTCAACGCGCGTTACCGCCTGGAAACCTCGATCGGCACGTTCCGCTTCAACGGCAACTACAGCTGGGTGCGCGAACACGAAAGCCAGCAGTACGCCGGCGACCGGGTCGAGGATCAGTTCGCGGTCAACAGCGGCTTCGACATTCCGCGCAACAAGGCCAGCGCCAGCGTGAGCTGGGACAAGGACCGCTGGACCGCGACCTTGCACGGCGAGCGCCTGGGCAAGTTGCCCAACTACGACTCCTACCAGGAAAGCTACGACCCGGCCGACGGCGGCAGCCCGTGGGTCGGCGCGACCTACCGCTACAACCTGTCGCTGCAGTACCGCTTCACCGATCACGCCCAGCTGGCGCTATCGGTGACCAACCTGTTCGACAAGCTGCCGCCGAAAGACGCCAGCTACAGCAGCTACCCGTATTACGACGTGTCCTGGTTCGACACCGTCGGCCGCCAGGTGTTCGTGCAATACACGCACAAGTTCGGCGGCAGCGCGCTTTGATTGCCTGACGTGTCGCCGCAGGGACGCGGCGGCGCGACTTTCACGGCAACGCGGCGGTCAAAACGGACGGCGTCGCCGCGCGCGGCGACAGCCGGATCAGCGCTCGCCGCCCGGCGTGCGCGCCACCACGAAGATGCGGCGGAATTCGAACCACGTCGTGCCGTCGCCGCGCGGCGGATAGGCGCGGTCCAGCATCGGCGCCAGTTCGGCGCGAAAGCGCTGCCAACCGGCCGCATCCAGCGCCGCCTTGACCGGCCGCAGCGCGGTGCCGGTGATCCATTCCAGCACCGCGTTATCGCCCGACAGGCGCTGCACGTAGCTGGTTTCCCAGGCATCGACCATGCAACCCAGCGAGGCCAGACGCTCGGCGTACTGCTTGGGCGAATCGACCGCGTCGTCTTCGCGCAGCCCGACCTCGCGCAGTCGCTCGGCCCATGCCGCGCTCGCGGCGAGTTCGCGCGTGAGCACATGCGAGGGCGCATCGAAATTGCCCGGCACCTGGATCGCGATCCACGCGCCCGGCGGCAACTCGCGCACCCAGCGTTCCAGCAATTGCCGGTGCTCGGGCACCCACTGCAGCACCGCGTTGGAGATCACCACGTCGGTATCGACCTTGGGCGTCCACTCGCGCACGTCGATCAACTCCGCGGCGATCCCGGCCTTGCGCGCGGCCTCGACCATCTCCGGCGAGTTGTCGCTGGCTTCCAGTCGCGCCTCGGGCCAGCGCTGCGCCAGCGCGAGCGTCAGATTGCCGGGGCCGCAGCCCAGATCGACCACGCGGCGCGGACGTTGGATGCCGATGCGCGCGGTCAGATCGAAGAACGGCCGGCCACGCAGGTCGGCGAAGTCGAGATATTTGCCGGGATCCCACATGCGATGGCTCCATCGAAGGCTGCGATCGCGGCACTATACGAGCGGCCGGTCTAGGCGGCGTGTGCGGCGGTTTGCGCGGCGTGGCCGTACGCCGTTCGCTGTCGCGACGGTAGGCGCGCGCATCGGTGGAATGCTGCCGCGCGCCGCACTACGATCGACTTCGGCCGCATGCATCGGCCGCATCGACGGGTTTCAAGGAGGAACCATGCTGACTCGAATGAGCTTGCTGTTCGCGCTGTCGGCCGTAGCGCCGGTGCTGCCGGCCGCGGAGGTCACGCAGATCGTGACCGACCTGGCGTACAAGGCCGACGAATACCCGGGCAGCGAGTATCGCCGCGGCGTCGATCAGGCCTCCGCCTACGTCCGCGAGGGACGGCCCAGCGCGGCCTGGAACGTGCTGCAGCCCGGGATGTTGTACTGCGACGGCAAGCGCAACACCGAGACGGAGATTTTCTACAGCGTCGCCGACAAGGCCGAAGAGCGCGAACTGCGCGATCGGGCGCCGCCCGGGACGACGGTGACCTTCGTCGATTGGGCTTGTCCGTTGACCTACAAGCAGGCGGCGTTCCTGGCGATCGATACGAACGAGCCCGAACGCGCGCGGGCCTTGCTCGACCGCGCCGAGGCGATCGCGCCGCATTGGGCCGATGTCCTGGCCGAACGCGCATATCTGACCGGCCACCAAGGCGACTGGCCGGGCGCATTGGCGCTGTATCGCAAGGCCCAGGCCTTGGCGCAGCGGTATTCGGCTTCGGCGCAGACCCGCGCGTTGATCCTGCGCGGCATCGGCTACGCGCTGGTCGAGGCCGGCGATCTGGATGGCGCGGCGCAGGCGTATCGCGACTCGCTCAAGCTCGATCCGGACAGCGAGGTCGGCAAGAAGGAGCTCCAATACATCCAGGAGAGGAAGGCTGCGGCTGACCGAAGCGATTAACCCCGGTGGCATCGTCGGCCGGACCTGCGAGCACGTGAAGCCCCTCCCGCAGAGACTTCGAACCGGCGCATGTCGTCGAAAGACCTCGCGGAGCGAAGTCATTTTGTCGAGCCGTGGTGTTGTCTTGGGGCCGGACACGAATTGCCTCCCCCGGCGCTCGCAGCCCCTGAGATACCTCCGGGTTCCAATGGCCCCGGCGCCCGTCTACCGGCGCGGCAGCTATCTCGTTCAGCAAATTCAGCTTCATCCCGAAAGCCCCTAAACTTTTCAAAAAAAGTGCCGAGAAGTCCATTGAGAGCCGCAAGAGCTGCGGCAACAACGGAACGGATAGGCACATGGTCGCGATCGTCACAGGGAATGGTCTGGGTCTGCAGTCGTCTTCGGCGCTGGGACTCGGCGGCAGGGGGCAGGTCGGCAGCGCGGGCTTCGGCAAGAGCGGCGAACAGGTGTTCGTCAACGCCGCGACCGGCAACCTGATCCTGCGCGACCGCGACCAATGGCTGCTCGGCCGCGGCGTGGACGCCGAGCTGTACCGGGCCTACAACAGCCAGGCGCAGCTGGTCGGCGAGGCTTGGCGCTCGGGCACCAGCAAGCAGGTCAACGGGCTGACCGGCACGGTCAACACGGCCGGCAGCACGGTCACGCGCACCGACTGGGACGGCAGCCGCACCACTTACGCCTGGGACACGGCGCGTTCGCTGTACGTGGCGACTTCCGGCGCCGGCACCCGCGACACCCTGGCCTGGGACGGCGGCACCCAGCGCTGGACCTGGACCCAGGGCGGCAGCCAGCTGATCGAACGCTATGACGCCACGAAGAACGGCCGGCTGTTCGAAAGCGTCGATCGCGACGGCAACGCCGTGCAGTACAGCTACAACGCCGCCGGCTCGCTCAGCCAGGTGGCGACCGCCGCCGGCGAGACGACGATTCTCGACTACGACGGCTCCAACCGTCTGAGCAAGGTCCGCACCGTCACCCAGAACGGCGCCGGCCCCCAGACCTCCACCGCGGTGCGCTACAGCTACGACGGCAGCGGCCGCCTGAGCACGGTGACCCTGGACCTGAGCCCGGACGACAACAGCGTCAGCGACGGCAAGGTCTTCACCAGCACCTACGCCTACGACGGCAGCAGCGCGCGCATCGCCTCGATCACCCAGTCCGACGGCGCCAAGGTCGCTTTCACCTATCAGCTGGTCGGCAGCGATTACCGCGTCGCCAGCATCGCCCAGACCAGCGACACCGGCGTGCTGCGCACGACCACGCTGAGCTACGACGTCGCCAACCGCCGCACCACGATCACCGATCCGCTGGGCCAGGACACGATCCTGAGCTACGACGACCAAGGCCGCTTGCTGCAGACCAGCAGCCCGGCGGTGGCCGGCGTGCGCCAGACCCAGGTGTTCACCTACAACGCCGACGGCCAGGTCGCGACCATCCGCGACGGTCTCAATAACGAGGTGAAGTACACCTACGATGCGGCCGGCAACCTGATCAAGCAGGAAGACGCGATCGGCACGATCGTCGAGCGCACCTTCGGCAGCGACAACCAGTTGCTCAGCGAAACCGTGTCCGGCCCGAACACGGTCACCGCGACGACGCGTTACGTCTACGACGCCGAGCAGCACCTGCGTTTCAAGATCAGCGCCGAAGGCCGGGTGACCGAGCTGCGTTACAACGCCGCCGGCCAACAGACCGGCCTGCTGACCTATTCCGAAGGAAAGTACACCGGCAGCGACTTCAGCGAAGCCGCGGTGGTCAGCTGGGTCGGCGCGAACGCGCGCATCGGCGAACGCACCGACACCGCCTACGACTTCCGCGGCAACGTCAGCAGCGTGACCCGATACGGCACGCTGGCCGCCGACGGCAGCGGCGTGACCGACGACAAGACGATCCAGAGCCGCTACGTCTACGACGAGCAAGGCCGCCTGTTGCAGCACTACGCCGGCCCGATCGGCAACCCCGACGTCGAACAATTCACCTACGACGGCCTGGGCCGCGTGCTGAGCGCGACCGCGTTCAACGACAGCATCACGCTCACCCAATACGACGACGCCCAGCGCCGCACCATCGTCAGCTTCAGCAACGGACTGGTCCGTACCTCGACCTACAACCACGCCGGCGAATTGATCGCGCTGGCCGAGTCCGGCAGCGGCGGCACGGTGCTGTCGCAAGTGCGCTACCACTACGACGCCGACGGCCGTCTGCGTATGACCGAAGACGCGCTGGGCGCGAAGACGCATGTGCTGTACGACGAAGCCGGCCGGCGAGTGGCAGAGATCGATTCGGCGGGCGCGCTGACCGAGTATCTCTACGACGCGAATAATCAGGTCATCAAGACCACGCGCTACGCCAATGCGGTGAGCGCCGCCGGCCTGGCGTCGCTGATCGACGGCAGCGGCAAGCCGAAGCAGACCACGACGGTGAGTGGGCAGACGGTTGCGCTGACCTTGGCGAATGCGGGGGTGAAGCCGGCGGTGGATGCGGTCAATGATCGCAATGAGTGGCGGTTTTACGATTCAGCCGGTCGTCTGTTCAAGACGGTCGGCGCCGACGGCGCACTGACCGAGTACACCTACGATGCGGCATCGCGGCTGATTCGTTCGCGGGTTTACGACATCCGCGTGAATATGACCACGTTCCGTGCGAATCCGACCTCGGCGAACGCGGTCTCGGCCTTCCCCTCGCCTCCGACAGATCTGATCACGCGCTATTACTACAGCGCCGATGGACTTCTGATCGGCGTCATGGACGGCACGGGCGGTTTTACCGAAACTAAGTACGACGGCGCCGGACGCAAAGTCAAAACCATCACTTACTGGCAGTCCGCGAACGAGAACCTGCTCGACGCGGGCACCTTGGATCAGTTGCGGCCGACGACCAGCGCGCTAGATATCCATACTTATTTCAACTACGACAGCCGCGGATTGCTGATTTCGCAGATCGACGGCGAACGTTACCTCACCCGCTACGAATACGACGCGCAGGGACATGTAACTCAGCGAATCCGCGGCGAACGGGTCTCGGAAGCTTCGCTGAAGGGCACTCGCACACTCAATGGCTCGTTCAACGCGCGCATGGAGACCTTCGGTGGTTTCCCGCAAGTCAAGGTTTGGGTCGATAACGCGCTGGCTGCGACCGTCACCCTGGACAGCGCCACCTACAAGACTTACAACTTTTCCGCTAATGTCGCACGTGAAAGAAATCACGACGTTCGCTTGGAATTCATTATCTCCACCGGCAGCAGCGTATGGATCAATGCGGCTGAATTCTCCGGAGTTTCTTTCGATGCGGGCGGGCATTCGAACTGGACGTCGCCCGGCTCTTCCACCGTGCAGCAGTATCCTTCCGGCGAGGTGGCAGCGTATGGCGATCTGCTGGCCGTCTGGTCGACGCCGGATCCGCAGAGCGAATGGCCGGTATTCCCCGATTCGCTCGATGTCACATTGCCCGGCGTGCTGGAGAAAACCAGCTTTACCTACGACACCGACGGACGTCTGCTGAGCAAGACCGAATTCTCGTCCAGCGGAAATGTCGAATCGCGATATGCATACGACAGTCAGGGTAATCTGATCGCGGAGAACCGTGCCGACCGCAAGGCACAATACCGCTTCGATCTGCAGGGCCGTCTGACCGCCCAACTCAGCGGCGAAGGCGTCAAGGCGCTGCAGGCGCTCGGCGCAAATCCGACGCAGTCCGCTGTGGACGCGATCTGGGCCGATTGGGGCGTGCGTTATCAGTACGATACCGCCGGCCATCGCACCGCGATGATCGATGCGTTAGATCGCTCGACCTTGTTCTACTACGACGCGCAGGGCCGCTTGACGCACACGGTCAGCGCAGCCGGCGAAGTGACCGAACAGCGCTACAACGTTTTCGGCGAAGTCTCGCAGAGCATCGTCTACGCCTTGCGCCTGACCTCGCTGTCGCTGGGCCAGATGCACGGCGGTCAGATGAGCCAGAGCGAGCGCGACGCGATCGCCGCGCTGGACAACGACAAGGCCAGTCGCACCACGCTGAGCTATGCGGTGACCGGACTGCTGTCGCGCACGATCGATGCGTTGGGCGCATACACCGATCGCACATACACCACCTTCGGTGCGATCGATACAGTGACGCGTTGGAGCGATTTTGGGCGCAGCCAATCCAAGCTGATCGAGACCGATCATAACTACGATCGCGCCGGCCGCGAAGTCAATGTCATCGAGGACTCTGCCGGCAGCGGCAACCAACTGAAGCTACGCACCACCAATAACTACGATGCTTTCGGCCGGGTGGTCACCCGCTATGTGCAAGGCGCCGATGGCGCTCTGAAGAACGTCGTATCAAAATCCTACGACCGCCGAGGTCAGGTGCTTAATGTCAAGGATCGTGATTCGGATACATCCAACTATTTTCTGAGCTACGATGCCTTCGGCAATGTGCTTACGCGTGGCGAATTCACCTCGCCGGGCGTGCAGACCTTTACGACCTACAGCTACACCGCGTTCAATCGCGAGATCCAGGTCACTACCGCCGAAGGCGTACAGACCAAGACCCGCTATAATGAGTTCGGCCAAGTCGTTGAGCTGATCGATGGCCGCGGCAATAGCACCACTTACGAGTACGATCTCGACGGTCGCCTGATTCGCTCCACCGATCCGGCCGGCACTGTCTCTACCCGTTACGACCAGGCCGGGCAGGTGATCGAGACCACCGATGCCCGTGGTGTCAAGAGCACTTTCGAGTACGACGCGGTCGGCCGCGTGTTGACCCGTACCTTCGATCCGACCGGTCTGGCGATCAAAACCAAGTACGAGTACGACGCTAAAGGCCAGCTGGTCCGCATCACCGATCCACTCGGCACGGTCTCCGAGACGCGTTACGACCTCAATGGCCAGAAGGTCGCGGTCGTGGTCGATGCCGGCGACGGCCGCTTGAACCTGACCACCACGTTCGAATACGACGCGCTCGGTCAGACGGTGCAGACCACGGAAGGCGCCGGAACCGCGGCGGCCGTGGTTACCCGTTATGAGTACGACAAGGGCGGCCGCCGCACGGCGACGATCCTCGACCCGAACGGCTTGGCGCTGACCACGCGTTACACCTACGATGCGGCCGACATGGTCGTGGCGAGCACCGATGCCAACGGCCAGGTGACGCGCTATGTCTACGATCGCAACAGCGAACTGCTACTGACCATCGACGCGACAGGTGCGGTCCAGCGCCGCGATATCGATCGCGTCTTGGGACGTTTCCTGGGTGTCACCCAATTCGCCAAGCCGATCGACCTGACCGGTTTGGGCCTGAAGGTCACGTTGGCCGAGATCCAGGCTCGATTGCAGCCGCAGACCGGCGTTGACCGGACGACTCAGCAAATCTTCGATGCCGACGGCCGCCTGCGCTACGCCATCGACAGTCAGGGTTACGTTACCGAGTTTGTTTACGACGCCTCGAACAACATCGTCCGCACGATTGCTTATGCCTTCGCGATATCTTCCTGGACCAACATAACGGCGCAGACAGTTTCCGGTCTGCTGTCGGAACAGACTTCGGTGATGCACGCGAAGGATCGTCA is a genomic window containing:
- a CDS encoding TonB-dependent receptor; this encodes MVGRLRVLLLSLACSAALSAQAQGVAVNIPAGDLVTALDALARQSGVQFVYSADQLKGLRTQGVHGSMAPADALDRLLRGSGYAARRDASGAMVIVKSAAPAAPPRPRNTPRTPDGAAADMPVMTELESIQVTGSRIPRAQIEGPAPVTVMTAQEIKANGFTTVPDVLRAMTQNGGETQSQQSASGADFSPGAQQVDLRGLGPNHTLVLVNGRRIADFPMPFKGRSNFTDISNIPLGMVDRIEILTGSASAIYGSDAISGVVNFILKKQADGTTVDMRMGETTRGGGESFNLSVSSGYSRDRFSAIYGFELQSQNPLWAYERARQDSTRDAPTDSARAARRAFLRTNWDDEYLDPGAACDGLARLNGGTTHRASRPGWGADGEDGFYCGSEEAIGYGTMISEREGVNAYASLSYRFDNDTEWFADVQLGYHKLSMFRDVSNWSYQAPDGNEQGYFFNQATDQVEYWQRQFSPEEMGGLSAGTIRNRQKTFSLTTGFKGRWGEHWDWETALSHSQYQSTISWPQIVASKANDLFLGPQLGTDDDGFAIFNADPERLYRPLTRAEYDSIAARTTYRPKSRTDALSLTFTNTELFTLPAGAAGFAGTLEVGNQSYNLRPDPLATQYYYYSWRDADGHGSRDRWAAAGELRLPLLDSLNFSLAGRYDQYRYSGHSIDKFTYSAGLEWRPVESLLLRGSYGTAFRAPDLHYLYAGEGNSESSGVDYYRCRSEEPGTELSDCSFSDENVVVTRRGNRKLDPETSTAWTAGLVWSPLANLDFSLDYFNIDLRDQVQDLRIDGILQDEASCRLGQRPDGSAVEANSPTCIDALARVGRSDDGSLYSAFVNPINIARERTNGVDFNARYRLETSIGTFRFNGNYSWVREHESQQYAGDRVEDQFAVNSGFDIPRNKASASVSWDKDRWTATLHGERLGKLPNYDSYQESYDPADGGSPWVGATYRYNLSLQYRFTDHAQLALSVTNLFDKLPPKDASYSSYPYYDVSWFDTVGRQVFVQYTHKFGGSAL
- a CDS encoding trans-aconitate 2-methyltransferase, with amino-acid sequence MWDPGKYLDFADLRGRPFFDLTARIGIQRPRRVVDLGCGPGNLTLALAQRWPEARLEASDNSPEMVEAARKAGIAAELIDVREWTPKVDTDVVISNAVLQWVPEHRQLLERWVRELPPGAWIAIQVPGNFDAPSHVLTRELAASAAWAERLREVGLREDDAVDSPKQYAERLASLGCMVDAWETSYVQRLSGDNAVLEWITGTALRPVKAALDAAGWQRFRAELAPMLDRAYPPRGDGTTWFEFRRIFVVARTPGGER
- a CDS encoding tetratricopeptide repeat protein, which codes for MLTRMSLLFALSAVAPVLPAAEVTQIVTDLAYKADEYPGSEYRRGVDQASAYVREGRPSAAWNVLQPGMLYCDGKRNTETEIFYSVADKAEERELRDRAPPGTTVTFVDWACPLTYKQAAFLAIDTNEPERARALLDRAEAIAPHWADVLAERAYLTGHQGDWPGALALYRKAQALAQRYSASAQTRALILRGIGYALVEAGDLDGAAQAYRDSLKLDPDSEVGKKELQYIQERKAAADRSD